From the Chiroxiphia lanceolata isolate bChiLan1 chromosome Z, bChiLan1.pri, whole genome shotgun sequence genome, one window contains:
- the LOC116780881 gene encoding hippocampus abundant transcript-like protein 1 isoform X2 has product MSSEPQPPPAPARQAEEDEEEPPLPPPPSSSSSSWEGGGGGGARWGGCIMLVKRIGLKAGGGGAQGVGRPSVYHAVVVIFLEFFAWGLLTTPMLTVLHETFPHHTFLMNGLIQGFKGFLSFLSAPLIGALSDAWGRKSFLLLTVFFTCVPIPLMRISPWWYFAMISVSGIFSVTFSVIFAYVADVTQEHERTTAYGLVSATFAASLVTSPAIGAYLSASYGDSLVVLMATLVAAVDICFILLAVPESLPEKMRPASWGSSISWEQADPFASLKKVRKDSAVLPICITVFLSYLPEAGQYSSFFLYLRQIIGFGSASIAAFIAVVGILSIIAQTVFLSILMRSIGNKNTVLLGLGFQILQLAWYGFGSQSWMMWAAGSIAAMSSITFPAISALVSRNAEADQQGVVQGIITGIRGLCNGLGPALYGFIFFLFHVELNELLPDHTSGKKAMQVPSDKRAIVPGPPFLVGACIVLLAFLVALFIPENSKASSTKKHSNSIGSSLSSNPDQSNGEDIEPLLQDSSV; this is encoded by the exons ATGAGCTCCGAGCCGCAGCCGCCGCCAGCCCCGGCCCGGCAGGcggaggaggacgaggaggagccgccgctgccgccgccgccatcgTCGTCGTCGTCGTCGTgggagggcggcggcggcggcggcgccaGGTGGGGCGGCTGCATCATGCTGGTGAAGAGGATCGGCCTGAAGGCGGGCGGTGGCGGCGCG CAAGGTGTTGGCCGGCCAAGTGTATACCATGCAGTGGTGGTCATATTTCTGGAATTCTTTGCCTGGGGACTCTTGACAACTCCAATGCTAACA gtCCTACATGAAACATTTCCCCatcatacatttttaatgaatggTCTTATTCAAGGTTTTAAG ggttttttgtcctttctcaGTGCTCCTCTAATAGGTGCTCTCTCGGATGCATGGGGAAGgaaatcttttcttctgcttacaGTTTTCTTCACCTGTGTCCCAATTCCACTGATGCGAATAAGCCCATG GTGGTACTTCGCAATGATTTCGGTATCTGGAATCTTTTCTGTTACCTTTTCTGTAATATTTGCCTACGTAGCTGATGTAACACAAGAACATGAAAGAACTACAGCCTATGGACTG GTATCTGCCACTTTTGCAGCAAGTTTGGTGACTAGTCCTGCCATTGGAGCATACCTGTCTGCCAGCTATGGAGACAGCCTTGTTGTACTAATGGCCACGTTGGTGGCAGCTGTGGACATCTGCTTCATCCTGCTAGCTGTACCAGAATCTCTGCCAGAAAAAATGAGACCTGCTTCATGGGGATCTTCTATATCGTGGGAGCAGGCAGATCCTTTTGCA tctCTGAAAAAGGTTAGAAAAGATTCTGCGGTTCTCCCGATCTGCATTACAGTGTTTCTCTCCTATCTGCCCGAGGCTGGCCAGTATTccagtttttttctgtacttgaGACAG ATTATAGGTTTTGGATCTGCCAGCATTGCAGCATTTATAGCTGTGGTAGGCATTTTGTCCATAATAGCTCAG ACTGTGTTTCTCAGTATCTTGATGAGGTCTATAGGGAACAAAAACACAGTTCTCCTTGGCCTTGGCTTTCAGATCCTTCAGCTGGCTTGGTATGGTTTTGGATCTCAGTCTTG GATGATGTGGGCAGCAGGATCTATAGCAGCCATGTCAAGCATTACATTCCCAGCAATCAGTGCTCTGGTTTCACGAAATGCAGAGGCAGATCAGCAGG GTGTTGTCCAAGGAATAATAACTGGAATAAGAGGACTGTGCAATGGCCTGGGACCAGCACTGTatggctttattttctttctctttcatgtgGAACTCAATGAGTTACTACCTGATCATACTTCTGGAAAAAAGGCAATGCAAGTTCCCAGTGACAAG AGAGCCATCGTTCCTGGTCCACCCTTCCTGGTTGGAGCGTGCATTGTTCTTCTGGCTTTCCTGGTCGCCTTATTCATTCCTGAGAACAGCAAAGCTAGCAGTACcaaaaaacacagcaacagcattggcagcagcctgag
- the LOC116780881 gene encoding hippocampus abundant transcript-like protein 1 isoform X1: MSSEPQPPPAPARQAEEDEEEPPLPPPPSSSSSSWEGGGGGGARWGGCIMLVKRIGLKAGGGGAHQGVGRPSVYHAVVVIFLEFFAWGLLTTPMLTVLHETFPHHTFLMNGLIQGFKGFLSFLSAPLIGALSDAWGRKSFLLLTVFFTCVPIPLMRISPWWYFAMISVSGIFSVTFSVIFAYVADVTQEHERTTAYGLVSATFAASLVTSPAIGAYLSASYGDSLVVLMATLVAAVDICFILLAVPESLPEKMRPASWGSSISWEQADPFASLKKVRKDSAVLPICITVFLSYLPEAGQYSSFFLYLRQIIGFGSASIAAFIAVVGILSIIAQTVFLSILMRSIGNKNTVLLGLGFQILQLAWYGFGSQSWMMWAAGSIAAMSSITFPAISALVSRNAEADQQGVVQGIITGIRGLCNGLGPALYGFIFFLFHVELNELLPDHTSGKKAMQVPSDKRAIVPGPPFLVGACIVLLAFLVALFIPENSKASSTKKHSNSIGSSLSSNPDQSNGEDIEPLLQDSSV, translated from the exons ATGAGCTCCGAGCCGCAGCCGCCGCCAGCCCCGGCCCGGCAGGcggaggaggacgaggaggagccgccgctgccgccgccgccatcgTCGTCGTCGTCGTCGTgggagggcggcggcggcggcggcgccaGGTGGGGCGGCTGCATCATGCTGGTGAAGAGGATCGGCCTGAAGGCGGGCGGTGGCGGCGCG CACCAAGGTGTTGGCCGGCCAAGTGTATACCATGCAGTGGTGGTCATATTTCTGGAATTCTTTGCCTGGGGACTCTTGACAACTCCAATGCTAACA gtCCTACATGAAACATTTCCCCatcatacatttttaatgaatggTCTTATTCAAGGTTTTAAG ggttttttgtcctttctcaGTGCTCCTCTAATAGGTGCTCTCTCGGATGCATGGGGAAGgaaatcttttcttctgcttacaGTTTTCTTCACCTGTGTCCCAATTCCACTGATGCGAATAAGCCCATG GTGGTACTTCGCAATGATTTCGGTATCTGGAATCTTTTCTGTTACCTTTTCTGTAATATTTGCCTACGTAGCTGATGTAACACAAGAACATGAAAGAACTACAGCCTATGGACTG GTATCTGCCACTTTTGCAGCAAGTTTGGTGACTAGTCCTGCCATTGGAGCATACCTGTCTGCCAGCTATGGAGACAGCCTTGTTGTACTAATGGCCACGTTGGTGGCAGCTGTGGACATCTGCTTCATCCTGCTAGCTGTACCAGAATCTCTGCCAGAAAAAATGAGACCTGCTTCATGGGGATCTTCTATATCGTGGGAGCAGGCAGATCCTTTTGCA tctCTGAAAAAGGTTAGAAAAGATTCTGCGGTTCTCCCGATCTGCATTACAGTGTTTCTCTCCTATCTGCCCGAGGCTGGCCAGTATTccagtttttttctgtacttgaGACAG ATTATAGGTTTTGGATCTGCCAGCATTGCAGCATTTATAGCTGTGGTAGGCATTTTGTCCATAATAGCTCAG ACTGTGTTTCTCAGTATCTTGATGAGGTCTATAGGGAACAAAAACACAGTTCTCCTTGGCCTTGGCTTTCAGATCCTTCAGCTGGCTTGGTATGGTTTTGGATCTCAGTCTTG GATGATGTGGGCAGCAGGATCTATAGCAGCCATGTCAAGCATTACATTCCCAGCAATCAGTGCTCTGGTTTCACGAAATGCAGAGGCAGATCAGCAGG GTGTTGTCCAAGGAATAATAACTGGAATAAGAGGACTGTGCAATGGCCTGGGACCAGCACTGTatggctttattttctttctctttcatgtgGAACTCAATGAGTTACTACCTGATCATACTTCTGGAAAAAAGGCAATGCAAGTTCCCAGTGACAAG AGAGCCATCGTTCCTGGTCCACCCTTCCTGGTTGGAGCGTGCATTGTTCTTCTGGCTTTCCTGGTCGCCTTATTCATTCCTGAGAACAGCAAAGCTAGCAGTACcaaaaaacacagcaacagcattggcagcagcctgag